A section of the Paenibacillus aurantius genome encodes:
- a CDS encoding SAF domain-containing protein: protein MFESRRRAVIFTSLSILMALTATILFSNYIKSTKQSMGELAQVLVAKTDIVAGRPIDPDSFTTEEVPRKYLLPSVIQTKEELKNKITVVPIPKGQVITTSVLRDNTVVSGDLRQVILRAPMAVFDDSIDVFDKVDIIVSYDDQSGSPDSIAKQQGVTNAGSAQGQDRRVTKVLLKDVTVNNVQKKNETELSAIGVVLSLENSKSAVWALNYAKEVRVLKSGTSKALKEGEKKP, encoded by the coding sequence ATGTTCGAATCGAGAAGACGTGCCGTAATTTTTACCAGCCTCTCCATCCTTATGGCCTTAACCGCCACCATCCTGTTCTCCAACTACATAAAATCCACCAAACAGAGCATGGGGGAACTGGCGCAGGTCCTGGTGGCCAAAACGGATATCGTGGCAGGACGGCCCATTGATCCGGATTCCTTTACCACGGAGGAAGTGCCGCGGAAGTACCTGCTGCCCTCCGTTATCCAGACAAAAGAGGAATTGAAAAACAAAATTACCGTGGTCCCCATTCCGAAAGGGCAGGTGATCACGACTTCCGTTCTTCGCGACAACACCGTGGTTTCCGGTGACCTTCGCCAGGTCATTCTCCGCGCTCCCATGGCGGTGTTTGACGACAGCATCGACGTTTTTGACAAAGTGGACATTATCGTTTCTTACGATGACCAGAGCGGTTCCCCTGATTCCATTGCCAAGCAGCAGGGGGTAACGAACGCAGGCAGCGCACAGGGTCAGGACAGGCGGGTGACCAAGGTTTTGCTCAAGGATGTGACCGTCAATAACGTGCAAAAAAAGAATGAAACGGAACTTTCGGCCATCGGCGTCGTATTAAGCCTCGAAAATTCCAAGAGCGCCGTTTGGGCTCTGAATTACGCCAAGGAGGTCAGGGTTCTGAAAAGCGGAACCTCCAAGGCGCTGAAGGAAGGAGAGAAAAAGCCTTGA
- a CDS encoding type II secretion system F family protein — protein sequence MPFETWMLVVVFVFAFSAVMGGAEIISTRRNLNALNRRMRPLYTAEARRKKSVLDRYEAKLAHSDYGSELGEKLKGANLTLSPLRWMAIQAGIFTALSVLLGVLLSLKFPFNLIVSFYLTVFLSRKWLKSRRNKFAQLVNSQLPEVSRMLASCLRAGMSIQQSIETVARELKAPAGPLFNAMSQQLHLGTSVEAVFEKMSERFSSKDFQLLLKTIIIQRKAGGNLGQALDHLAKTLEDRARMNQELSNQTAESRYIAITLAVIPIVLIIGFNVVFDGFIMPLFTIPGLILLVVVAILMTIGFLAIRKVSNIKA from the coding sequence GTGCCGTTTGAAACCTGGATGCTGGTTGTGGTGTTTGTCTTTGCATTCTCGGCGGTGATGGGAGGAGCGGAAATCATCTCGACCCGACGGAACCTGAACGCCCTGAACCGGCGGATGAGACCGCTCTATACGGCGGAAGCCCGCCGGAAGAAGAGTGTCCTGGACCGTTACGAAGCCAAGCTCGCCCACTCCGACTACGGTTCGGAGCTGGGAGAGAAGCTGAAGGGAGCCAACTTGACCCTTTCGCCTCTTAGGTGGATGGCGATCCAAGCGGGGATCTTCACGGCGCTATCGGTGCTTCTCGGTGTTCTGCTCAGCCTGAAGTTTCCGTTTAACCTGATTGTCTCCTTCTACCTGACCGTCTTTCTAAGCCGCAAATGGCTGAAGTCCCGGAGAAACAAATTCGCGCAGCTCGTCAACAGCCAGCTGCCCGAGGTAAGCCGGATGCTCGCTTCCTGTCTTCGGGCGGGGATGAGCATCCAGCAGTCCATCGAGACGGTGGCAAGAGAGCTGAAGGCGCCGGCCGGCCCGCTTTTTAACGCGATGTCCCAGCAGCTGCATCTCGGGACTTCGGTGGAGGCGGTTTTTGAGAAGATGAGCGAACGATTCTCCAGCAAAGATTTCCAGCTGCTTCTGAAGACAATCATTATTCAGCGTAAGGCGGGCGGTAACCTGGGACAGGCGCTGGATCATCTGGCCAAAACGCTGGAGGACCGGGCGAGAATGAACCAGGAGTTGAGCAACCAGACGGCGGAATCCCGATACATCGCCATTACGCTGGCCGTTATCCCGATTGTGTTGATTATAGGGTTTAATGTCGTATTTGACGGGTTTATTATGCCGCTGTTCACGATTCCGGGTCTCATCCTTCTCGTTGTGGTGGCCATTCTGATGACTATCGGCTTCCTGGCCATCCGTAAAGTTTCCAACATAAAGGCGTGA
- a CDS encoding TadE/TadG family type IV pilus assembly protein: MKLWWNNEKGSQSIELIGALPLFLLMIIIVWQCAMVASAALSAKAAAMEGARAAMVEGDYDRAARNMLGSYEVTSVSSSSVGSDYVQVSVTLNAPLLMSDKLFNTSGLSLPITSKVTVRKESKEEDE; this comes from the coding sequence ATGAAGCTTTGGTGGAATAACGAAAAGGGCTCCCAGTCGATCGAGCTCATCGGGGCGCTTCCGCTCTTCCTCTTGATGATCATCATCGTGTGGCAGTGTGCCATGGTGGCGTCGGCCGCCCTTTCCGCCAAAGCTGCCGCCATGGAGGGAGCGCGTGCCGCCATGGTGGAGGGGGACTATGACCGGGCGGCCCGCAACATGCTGGGAAGCTATGAGGTGACGAGCGTATCCAGCTCGTCCGTCGGTTCGGATTACGTACAAGTATCCGTGACCCTTAACGCTCCCTTACTGATGAGCGATAAGCTGTTCAACACCTCCGGCTTGTCGCTGCCCATCACCTCCAAGGTAACGGTGCGCAAGGAAAGCAAGGAGGAGGACGAGTAA
- a CDS encoding type II secretion system F family protein — MSEWIDVWLYGAFAMWTLAMLALCRYYFGRIRLKKTLGLIKTTRKKKKKLSDEWKERIFRWSNTLAPLGRRFRIFSNEKEMERKIALAGAPGGLNVDSFYGFRFLCMFLGLLFGTLLSYIGLGGGLMQILFFLAGMFFPILWIRSAANSRQEQIGIELPDFMDSMSVTLQAGVPLDPAMKQIVDDMEGPLGEELTRFQQELDIGVPREEAYTRLMNRNQSKELETLILSLIQGSRLGVPIANTFKLLAEDMRESRIGKIKERAAKAGPKVTMITTFLIMPAVILSIMGLLVLNFIYNPGAFGIEWKSIF; from the coding sequence TTGAGCGAATGGATAGACGTATGGCTTTACGGGGCTTTTGCGATGTGGACGCTGGCGATGCTGGCCCTCTGCCGGTACTACTTCGGCCGCATCCGCTTAAAGAAAACCCTGGGCCTGATCAAAACAACCCGGAAGAAGAAAAAGAAGCTAAGTGACGAGTGGAAGGAGCGGATCTTCCGGTGGTCCAATACGCTCGCTCCTCTCGGGCGCCGTTTCCGAATCTTCTCCAATGAGAAGGAAATGGAGCGCAAAATCGCGCTCGCCGGGGCTCCCGGCGGCCTGAATGTCGATTCCTTCTACGGCTTCCGCTTCTTGTGCATGTTCCTTGGCCTGCTCTTCGGGACGCTGCTCTCCTATATCGGGCTGGGCGGCGGGCTGATGCAGATTCTGTTCTTCCTGGCCGGCATGTTCTTCCCGATCCTCTGGATCCGATCGGCTGCCAACAGCCGCCAGGAACAGATCGGGATCGAGCTTCCGGACTTCATGGACTCCATGAGCGTCACCCTGCAGGCAGGGGTGCCCCTGGACCCGGCGATGAAGCAGATTGTGGATGACATGGAAGGTCCGCTCGGGGAAGAGCTTACCCGGTTTCAGCAGGAGCTCGACATCGGCGTCCCCCGGGAAGAAGCGTATACGAGGCTGATGAACCGCAACCAGAGCAAAGAGCTGGAGACTCTCATCCTGTCGCTTATTCAAGGAAGCCGGCTCGGGGTTCCGATTGCCAACACCTTCAAGCTTCTGGCCGAGGACATGAGGGAATCGCGCATCGGCAAGATCAAGGAACGGGCCGCCAAGGCCGGACCGAAGGTCACGATGATTACCACGTTCCTGATCATGCCCGCCGTTATTTTGAGTATTATGGGCCTTCTGGTGCTTAACTTTATCTACAATCCCGGGGCATTCGGGATCGAATGGAAATCGATTTTCTAA
- a CDS encoding AAA family ATPase: MSTPRISVVCDDSRLTQQITQQLHFLNVPIGEIIDKPREAYMQINLKEPRILLIAEPSEAVNISQVIQSVRKVNETAPIIYLSKNAEFISLRELYRSGVMDVLQLPEEMEQLEKALERANVQYKKNVQRQELLQPKGQQGSSQVITVYSGKGGSGATFLASNLAQTLALNSGAKVLLVDLNMQFGGLHQLLDVPHDRNLGDLKSVLKELTFSQLNNVLYRREDSPLSVLLSPAHPQDAENFGSDDIELLLTACRQHFDLIVLDIPKELNEVSISAISQTDLLLYVLQLDRPSIVRMQQVYNILERYHLVKDESVALVVNRFSKKNDVTLDDLQKMTLFPVWGTIADGMNGLQQLVNLGQLLHTKANDKGPKGPARDMYQLTSVVLQKVGGEPSNGHIPKAQQQVG, encoded by the coding sequence TTGAGCACACCACGAATCAGCGTCGTTTGCGATGATTCCCGCCTGACCCAACAAATAACGCAGCAGCTGCACTTTCTCAATGTCCCTATCGGCGAAATTATCGACAAGCCGCGAGAAGCGTACATGCAGATCAACCTCAAGGAGCCGCGGATTCTGCTTATAGCCGAGCCATCTGAAGCGGTGAATATTTCTCAGGTAATTCAAAGCGTACGCAAGGTGAACGAAACGGCACCGATCATTTACTTGAGCAAAAACGCGGAATTCATTTCCCTCCGGGAATTGTACCGGTCCGGGGTCATGGATGTCCTGCAGCTTCCGGAAGAGATGGAGCAGCTGGAGAAAGCGTTGGAGAGGGCGAACGTTCAGTATAAGAAGAATGTCCAAAGGCAGGAGCTGCTTCAGCCCAAAGGGCAGCAAGGCTCCAGCCAGGTAATAACCGTCTACAGCGGAAAAGGCGGCTCCGGAGCTACCTTCCTTGCCTCCAACCTCGCCCAGACGCTGGCCTTGAACAGCGGGGCCAAGGTGCTGCTGGTTGATCTGAACATGCAGTTCGGCGGGCTTCATCAGCTGCTGGATGTTCCCCACGACCGCAACCTGGGCGATCTGAAGTCCGTTCTGAAAGAGCTGACCTTCAGCCAGCTCAACAATGTGCTCTACCGCCGGGAGGATTCGCCTTTAAGCGTTCTGCTGTCCCCGGCCCATCCGCAGGATGCGGAAAACTTCGGAAGTGACGACATCGAGCTTTTGCTGACGGCGTGCCGGCAGCATTTTGACCTGATTGTTCTGGATATTCCGAAGGAGCTGAACGAGGTCTCCATCAGCGCGATCAGCCAGACCGACCTGCTGCTGTACGTTCTTCAGCTGGACCGTCCGTCCATAGTCCGCATGCAGCAGGTCTACAACATTCTGGAGCGTTATCATCTCGTCAAGGACGAGAGCGTCGCTTTGGTCGTGAACCGGTTCAGCAAGAAGAACGACGTGACGCTGGACGATCTGCAAAAGATGACGCTATTCCCGGTATGGGGAACCATTGCAGACGGCATGAACGGGCTGCAGCAGCTGGTCAATCTCGGGCAGCTGCTGCATACGAAAGCAAACGACAAAGGTCCGAAAGGACCCGCCCGCGACATGTACCAGCTGACTTCCGTCGTGCTGCAGAAGGTAGGGGGGGAACCATCGAATGGCCATATTCCAAAAGCTCAGCAGCAGGTTGGATGA
- a CDS encoding CpaF family protein — translation MAIFQKLSSRLDDGVQPEKSTSQDYLDFLFHHYKERLLKETNLDYLIQLPLYQKRRTIEKLITEMLEEEKVIITQSDKTELLSMILNDSVGYGPLEPLLRDDEITEIMVNGPHEVYVERRGTISLSDVSFKSNEHIRHIIDRIVAPIGRRIDESSPLVDGRLEDGSRINAAIPPIALHGPVITIRKFKKDPYAMKDLIGFQTMSEKMARFLQAAAASKMNIIISGGTGSGKTTLLNVVSAAIPVGERIITIEDMAELRLNRKNVVSLEARPVNMEGTGEISIRQLVKNALRMRPDRIIVGEVRGGEALDMLQAMNTGHEGSLTTIHANSPQDAMSRLEAMIMMSNPSMTVDVIRPFISSAIQLVVQTLRLTDGTRKIVSIAEAGLENGQLKLKDIFRFDRKGVELNGRVIGDFTATGYVPACAARFRSFGQELPADWFAPEGGRNERAV, via the coding sequence ATGGCCATATTCCAAAAGCTCAGCAGCAGGTTGGATGACGGCGTCCAGCCGGAGAAATCGACTTCTCAGGATTACCTGGACTTTCTGTTCCACCACTACAAGGAACGCCTGCTGAAAGAGACCAACCTCGATTATTTGATTCAGCTGCCTCTTTACCAGAAAAGGCGGACGATCGAGAAATTGATTACCGAAATGCTCGAGGAAGAGAAGGTCATCATCACGCAATCGGACAAAACCGAGCTGCTCAGCATGATCCTGAACGATTCCGTCGGGTATGGTCCCCTGGAGCCTCTTCTGCGGGACGACGAAATTACAGAGATAATGGTCAACGGTCCGCATGAGGTGTATGTGGAGCGAAGGGGAACGATCAGTCTCTCCGATGTTTCATTCAAGAGCAATGAGCATATCCGCCATATCATCGACCGGATCGTGGCCCCTATCGGCCGCCGGATCGATGAAAGCTCTCCTCTTGTCGACGGCCGTCTCGAGGACGGAAGCCGGATCAATGCAGCGATCCCGCCCATCGCGCTTCACGGGCCGGTGATCACGATCCGTAAGTTCAAGAAGGATCCTTATGCGATGAAGGACTTGATCGGCTTTCAGACGATGTCGGAGAAGATGGCCCGGTTCCTGCAGGCCGCCGCCGCCTCCAAGATGAATATCATTATCTCAGGGGGGACGGGCAGCGGGAAAACCACCCTGCTGAACGTCGTATCGGCGGCCATTCCGGTCGGGGAGAGAATCATCACCATTGAGGACATGGCGGAGCTCAGGCTGAACCGCAAAAATGTCGTCTCCCTGGAGGCAAGACCGGTAAACATGGAAGGCACCGGGGAAATCTCCATCCGCCAGCTGGTGAAGAACGCCTTGCGGATGCGCCCGGACCGGATCATTGTCGGGGAGGTCCGGGGCGGAGAAGCCTTGGATATGCTCCAGGCGATGAACACGGGTCACGAAGGCTCCCTGACCACCATTCACGCCAACAGTCCCCAGGATGCCATGTCCCGGCTGGAGGCGATGATCATGATGAGCAACCCGTCCATGACGGTGGATGTCATTCGGCCGTTCATATCCTCCGCGATCCAGCTTGTCGTTCAGACGCTCCGGCTGACGGACGGAACGAGAAAAATCGTCTCGATCGCCGAAGCGGGCCTGGAGAACGGGCAGCTTAAGCTGAAGGACATCTTCCGCTTCGACCGAAAGGGAGTGGAGCTGAACGGCCGGGTCATCGGCGACTTCACCGCGACCGGCTACGTGCCGGCATGTGCCGCCCGCTTCCGCTCGTTCGGTCAAGAGCTTCCGGCCGACTGGTTCGCCCCGGAAGGGGGGAGGAACGAGCGTGCCGTTTGA
- a CDS encoding Flp family type IVb pilin, translating to MLKNLGIRLYGVAAKALTPVKNERGAQAIEYIGIAAVAVVLILALISAVGDKGGGIAGALVKKLEEFIGKLKIG from the coding sequence ATGTTGAAAAACTTGGGAATCCGTCTGTATGGTGTCGCTGCTAAAGCTCTAACCCCCGTCAAGAATGAAAGAGGCGCTCAAGCCATCGAGTATATCGGAATTGCGGCCGTCGCCGTCGTTCTTATTCTGGCTCTTATCTCGGCTGTCGGCGACAAAGGCGGCGGAATTGCCGGGGCTCTGGTCAAGAAGCTGGAAGAATTCATCGGAAAACTCAAAATCGGCTAA
- a CDS encoding proline-rich domain-containing protein, whose translation MKKSIVSLIMAFLVFAGSGWTAHAKDIDIYLDKNPIESKQGNSGDNVSVETGIPDGNVDVGGGTPGDSVQQGPPKPADPPTGSGGSSPDVTPPDGGSGTDPKVPGPVKPGTAGTPGVPTSDPNAPGGGKAGDPNAPGGGKPGDPNGSNSGKPGDPNDPGNGKPGDPSIPGLPGSGQPGMLGPYLPYGPGVTSPWYQPVPPGPDDNGQTTDPSQQQPSTNPDQQKSEKKEEDLPWWKKLYNKVKENTVGRGVLGMVAGALGAAIVVGVTVAVGALIGVTIGVPLIIAAVVVGAVVGGIYAAMHTDFDFLKTMGVGGLAATFVLSLGQAGAGAGILRGAVQLFKSPGTVIRGIPNALKALPGQIRSFPNALKASGNFFKSTGRSIFSGLKSAFKSPIATLKKQIINPKFVTTFQINFMANIFSDMAFKGQLPTVKTALISLGESVLSTLVFDKLSDITGFHAVTQLGKRTSKFFVSFTESFTSAAMFKGILTNPGELAQRSFIKSFILAPFFKTKIKNQRLKENHGSVPKDFEDKGIKLSESNIGKKGMTNSQVDNFWKGKVSTDSNTFKRWQQNGSQITQKQWDQLKANDARLQQLQKNDKTMEKLAGKVTDEIVKKKYFLWK comes from the coding sequence GTGAAAAAATCGATTGTATCGCTGATCATGGCTTTCCTTGTCTTTGCCGGCTCCGGTTGGACGGCTCATGCCAAGGATATTGATATTTATCTCGATAAGAACCCCATTGAATCCAAACAGGGCAATTCAGGTGACAATGTAAGCGTGGAAACGGGCATTCCCGATGGGAACGTTGACGTGGGAGGCGGAACGCCGGGAGATTCCGTCCAGCAGGGGCCACCTAAACCGGCGGATCCTCCCACAGGCTCCGGGGGCAGCTCCCCAGATGTCACCCCGCCGGATGGCGGAAGCGGCACGGATCCCAAGGTGCCGGGGCCGGTAAAACCGGGGACCGCCGGTACGCCCGGCGTTCCGACCAGCGACCCGAATGCACCCGGCGGAGGCAAAGCCGGCGATCCGAACGCCCCGGGTGGGGGGAAGCCGGGGGATCCCAACGGCAGCAATAGCGGCAAACCGGGCGACCCGAACGATCCGGGTAACGGGAAGCCGGGAGATCCTAGCATCCCGGGCCTGCCGGGAAGCGGGCAACCTGGCATGCTCGGCCCTTATCTCCCGTACGGCCCCGGGGTAACCTCTCCCTGGTACCAGCCGGTTCCTCCGGGACCTGACGATAACGGGCAAACGACCGATCCTTCCCAGCAGCAGCCTTCCACCAATCCGGACCAGCAGAAGTCCGAGAAGAAAGAAGAGGATCTCCCCTGGTGGAAAAAGCTATATAATAAAGTGAAGGAGAATACCGTCGGACGGGGAGTTCTCGGGATGGTGGCGGGAGCCCTCGGGGCCGCGATTGTTGTCGGGGTCACCGTGGCCGTCGGCGCCCTGATCGGTGTCACGATCGGCGTTCCGCTCATCATTGCGGCGGTTGTCGTCGGGGCAGTGGTAGGCGGAATATATGCCGCCATGCATACCGACTTTGACTTCCTTAAGACCATGGGAGTCGGCGGACTCGCGGCCACGTTCGTGCTCTCCCTAGGGCAGGCAGGAGCCGGTGCGGGCATTCTTCGGGGGGCTGTCCAGCTGTTCAAAAGCCCCGGTACGGTAATCCGGGGCATCCCGAATGCCCTGAAAGCCCTGCCCGGCCAAATTCGTTCCTTCCCGAACGCCCTTAAGGCGTCGGGAAACTTCTTCAAGAGCACGGGGCGCTCCATTTTCTCGGGGCTTAAATCCGCCTTCAAGTCGCCCATCGCCACCCTGAAGAAGCAAATCATCAATCCCAAGTTCGTGACGACCTTCCAGATCAACTTCATGGCGAACATCTTCTCGGACATGGCGTTCAAGGGACAGCTTCCCACGGTCAAGACCGCGTTGATTTCGCTTGGGGAATCCGTCTTGAGTACCCTGGTCTTCGACAAGCTTTCGGACATTACCGGATTTCATGCCGTTACCCAGCTTGGGAAGCGGACCTCCAAATTTTTTGTCAGCTTTACAGAGTCCTTCACGTCGGCCGCCATGTTCAAAGGCATTCTGACCAATCCGGGCGAGCTGGCGCAGCGGAGCTTCATCAAGAGCTTCATTCTGGCTCCGTTCTTTAAGACGAAGATCAAGAACCAGCGGCTGAAGGAGAACCATGGTTCCGTGCCAAAGGATTTTGAAGACAAAGGAATCAAGCTCTCGGAAAGCAACATCGGCAAGAAGGGCATGACCAACTCCCAGGTCGATAATTTCTGGAAGGGAAAGGTCAGCACCGATTCGAACACCTTCAAGAGGTGGCAGCAGAACGGCTCCCAGATTACCCAGAAGCAGTGGGATCAGCTCAAAGCCAACGATGCCAGACTCCAGCAGCTTCAGAAGAATGACAAAACGATGGAGAAGCTTGCCGGTAAAGTAACCGATGAAATCGTGAAGAAAAAATACTTTCTGTGGAAGTGA
- a CDS encoding HEAT repeat domain-containing protein produces the protein MSKNEELTGYGRQYLQNDTYGAAAFCFHRAIRENVSNENAWNGIILSLTLMKREADAQTMLARYGLLPQLGYDQDMLTFAVMLWRENPQALAEWLNAVSSRQNVTETTRNTLTELSADVEKAYQELLAEYGEESLRAQGLFKLQEYASRQTELDWTADNTPDAVYAQINEWLQDDDKVLTAVRLLCMLPDPRSEKLLRRVCRNEEMDPKARTHALLALRWLGLRENVRINKFKESFVINLENPEPELTVSVPESFKPALDRMKLWYAKEQGVVSAEEYEAFASTDEAEMPAELKEKMEKADVPSILQEVVHALIRSAYDHYYPLVPTVTGSRDWSAAFVSLMKDYSEGIGEQWTMGEPERNETSGQHKNWLLSGSPDFYESIAEAKKLREFHQAAKAAQR, from the coding sequence ATGAGCAAGAATGAAGAACTTACCGGCTACGGCCGCCAATATTTGCAAAATGATACTTACGGGGCAGCGGCCTTCTGCTTTCACCGGGCGATCCGGGAGAACGTGTCGAATGAAAATGCATGGAACGGCATCATTCTTTCCTTGACCCTGATGAAAAGAGAAGCCGACGCTCAAACCATGCTTGCCCGCTACGGCCTGCTTCCGCAGCTCGGTTACGACCAGGATATGCTGACGTTTGCCGTCATGCTGTGGAGAGAGAACCCTCAGGCGCTGGCCGAGTGGCTGAATGCTGTTTCTTCCCGCCAAAATGTAACCGAAACCACCCGGAACACCTTGACGGAGCTGTCGGCCGACGTGGAGAAAGCGTACCAGGAGCTGCTCGCCGAATACGGTGAAGAATCCCTGCGGGCCCAAGGGTTGTTCAAGCTGCAGGAGTACGCCTCCCGCCAGACCGAGCTCGACTGGACCGCGGACAATACGCCGGATGCCGTCTATGCCCAGATCAACGAATGGCTTCAGGACGACGATAAGGTGCTGACGGCCGTCCGGCTTCTGTGCATGCTGCCCGATCCGAGAAGCGAGAAGCTTCTGCGGCGGGTGTGCCGCAACGAGGAGATGGACCCGAAAGCAAGAACCCATGCGCTGTTGGCGCTTCGCTGGCTGGGACTCCGCGAAAACGTGCGTATTAACAAATTTAAAGAATCGTTCGTCATCAATCTGGAGAACCCGGAGCCGGAGCTCACGGTATCGGTTCCCGAATCGTTTAAGCCCGCTCTTGACCGGATGAAGCTCTGGTACGCAAAAGAGCAGGGAGTGGTAAGCGCCGAGGAGTATGAAGCGTTCGCGTCCACCGACGAGGCCGAAATGCCGGCTGAGCTTAAAGAGAAGATGGAAAAGGCGGACGTGCCGTCCATTCTTCAGGAAGTCGTCCATGCGCTCATTCGCTCCGCTTACGACCATTACTATCCGCTCGTTCCTACCGTCACCGGCTCCCGCGATTGGAGTGCCGCCTTCGTCAGCCTGATGAAGGATTACTCGGAAGGCATTGGAGAGCAGTGGACCATGGGCGAGCCGGAGCGTAACGAAACGTCCGGCCAGCACAAGAACTGGCTGCTGAGCGGAAGCCCGGACTTCTACGAAAGCATTGCCGAAGCGAAGAAGCTTCGCGAATTCCACCAAGCCGCCAAAGCGGCGCAGCGGTAA
- a CDS encoding S-layer homology domain-containing protein, translating into MKVSIPRQPAYGLLLITLVLGGCKGGKETAASPDPVPAATSSASPAPSARPSVNPETFKPGARVVQVKAEAKPGQPTPGKTVQASDLAGVPHADKLKPIIESGAIPLTNGAFRPDETIKRSEFIRWMTAYDPKGIMPRKPKKPSFPDVPPDHPDYSLIEGMMISGTVTGYPDGTMKLDKELTREELGLIWGWYQGDKNVISPIVTAKETVRYFLKDYKDNAQVADPFLFAMNTYAKNKDSLYQRVFGAADELKPQQPVTRSQAALWMAEYYANEGSSATPSPTPSPSAIPDGGTGGQPAETIQVTDIAGHPAERLLVKFLEAGGAKPDSDGRFKPEEMLTRGEFLKWASSYDPRGIQPGKPSAPSFPDVPSEHPQFGLAEGLKAAGRITPLPDGTLQLDRDLTREELCLLWGWFSKNESVMEKKLDFSDVFLNNYTDGKAIGEPYRYAVDYYLSHNNNIYKGTFGRTSKLNPQAPVTRGEAAAWIVSYYESTESN; encoded by the coding sequence TTGAAGGTATCCATACCGCGGCAGCCGGCTTACGGGCTGCTGCTCATCACGCTAGTCCTGGGTGGCTGCAAGGGGGGGAAAGAAACGGCGGCGTCTCCGGATCCGGTCCCGGCCGCCACTTCATCGGCTTCGCCCGCGCCATCTGCCCGCCCCTCGGTCAATCCGGAGACGTTCAAGCCCGGAGCCCGGGTCGTCCAGGTGAAGGCCGAGGCTAAGCCGGGCCAACCTACCCCCGGGAAGACGGTCCAGGCTTCCGATCTGGCCGGTGTGCCCCATGCGGACAAGCTCAAGCCTATAATCGAGTCGGGGGCGATTCCGCTTACGAACGGAGCCTTCCGGCCCGATGAGACGATCAAGAGAAGCGAATTCATCCGCTGGATGACGGCCTATGATCCAAAAGGTATCATGCCGAGAAAGCCCAAGAAGCCGAGCTTTCCCGACGTGCCTCCGGATCATCCCGACTATTCGCTTATCGAGGGCATGATGATTTCGGGAACGGTGACAGGCTATCCGGACGGCACGATGAAGCTTGACAAGGAGCTCACCCGGGAAGAGCTCGGGCTGATCTGGGGTTGGTACCAGGGGGACAAGAACGTCATTTCCCCGATTGTCACCGCCAAGGAAACGGTCCGTTATTTCCTGAAGGATTACAAGGACAATGCCCAAGTCGCGGACCCTTTTCTCTTCGCGATGAATACGTATGCCAAGAACAAGGACAGCCTGTACCAGCGCGTATTCGGAGCAGCGGATGAATTGAAGCCGCAGCAGCCCGTAACCCGTTCCCAGGCCGCCTTATGGATGGCGGAGTACTATGCGAACGAAGGCAGCTCGGCCACGCCATCCCCGACGCCGTCTCCTTCCGCCATACCTGACGGAGGAACAGGCGGGCAGCCTGCGGAAACGATTCAGGTGACCGATATCGCGGGGCATCCGGCTGAACGGCTGCTCGTCAAGTTCTTGGAGGCCGGCGGAGCGAAGCCCGATTCCGACGGCCGCTTCAAGCCCGAGGAGATGCTGACGCGCGGGGAGTTCCTGAAGTGGGCCTCGAGCTACGACCCGCGGGGAATACAGCCGGGCAAGCCTTCCGCTCCCAGTTTCCCGGATGTTCCGTCGGAGCATCCCCAGTTTGGATTAGCGGAGGGCTTGAAGGCGGCGGGAAGGATCACGCCTCTTCCCGACGGCACCCTGCAGTTGGACCGGGACCTTACCCGGGAGGAGCTGTGTCTCTTATGGGGCTGGTTCAGCAAGAACGAATCCGTGATGGAGAAGAAGCTGGATTTCTCGGACGTGTTTCTGAACAACTACACGGACGGCAAAGCCATCGGGGAGCCTTACCGCTACGCGGTGGACTATTACCTGTCACACAACAACAATATCTACAAAGGAACGTTCGGACGGACGTCCAAGCTTAATCCGCAGGCTCCCGTTACCCGGGGGGAAGCCGCCGCATGGATCGTAAGCTATTATGAATCGACGGAGTCTAACTAA